GTACACGGTCttgctgcaatcctgtgtacaaCAGCCCCATAAGGCGGGCCAGcatgagaagaaagagaagaaagcgGAGGCCGAAAGTtgactctagagcagccttcctcaacctggggcgctccagatgtgttggactgcatctcccagaatgccctggggtccatctccagctgagagccccctccctcctgctaccaactgtcactacagaggccaccagtgagggaggaaacagcagtcaggcacctctccatcgtgcctggggcattctgggagttgtagtccaacacaactagagcgccccaggttgaggaaggctgctctagaggatgGAGCAATACTGACCGATGGTGATGGCATCAAAAAACGACCAGCAGTAATGGGAGCTGAGGTTGCTTTCCTGGCGCTCGGGGGCGTCGAGATGTTGGCTCCAGTCTTGGAAGCGAGCAAATAATTTCCCTGGGAGCTGGACCACAGGGCCCCGGGGAGGTTTCCCTGccgaaaacaaacacacacaccccacacgaAGTTCAATCCGAAGAGAAACAGGAGTTAGGTGTATTGTCTGCACCGACTCACGGTGGATGGTTCAAACGCCaagatagctaaatggaacctccatgtccaGAAACACTCTACCACTGTGATTAAGATCCAGAATTCTGGGGGCCGGAAAAGCTAAATTCGGAAGGGGAGGCAAACCCCAGGCTTCTGTGAAAAATCCAGGCTTCCTGGGGTTCCTTAAATGGCTACATCCCTTTCTCATGACCCCGCCGCCTTTCCCTTCAGTGTTTTCCTCAAGTATTCCAGCTTTTccttgttttttccccattccaaaggctgagttcctggcaagaaggcgatccatggctactagccctgatggttgtgtgctatctccagtattcaaggcagtaagcctgtgtgcaccagttgctggggaacatgggtgggagggtgctgttgcaccatgtcctgcttgttcatccctagccgatggctggtcggccactgtgtgaacagagtgctggactagatggaccctgggtctgatccagtatcagggctcttctgacgttcctcatggttttaatttttgtgaaccgcccagagagctttggctattgggcggtataaaaatgtaatcaatcaataaataatctcAGATATCTAACGGAGAGTTTGGAGGTGTtaaagaaaggtttgaaaacctttctttttatatgggttttattttaaggttttattgctaTATTCTTTTAAACCCAGTTAAGGTCTTTTATTAGGATTATTGTAGctattgcatttttgtaaacagcTGGCCTATCTTATCTGACGTAGAGCTTTGTTAGAAAGCGttatatgaattattattattattattattagagtgtGGAATGGAAACTTTTACTAGGATAGAGGGTAATGGTTGTTCTCTTTGATTATTTCTTTTCCCTTGTTATATttgcaaatgaaaaataaaaataaaagtaaaaggaaggacggaaggaaggaaggaaggaaagcacaTTTACCATATAAGTTCTGGATAGCAAGGATGTCATCCCAGCTGAGGACAAAATCCTTGCCCAGCTTCTTGTAGTAAGGGGACATGAGGGCGTTATGCACCGGCGAGTGTTCCAGGCCCAGCGTATGTCCGATCTCGTGCGCCATGACTACGAAGAGGTTCCGGCCCTTCCCGCTGTCCAACGACCACCTCTCGTCATTGTCGAAATGCGCCTCACCCCGGCGCGGAAAGAAGGCATGTGCCAAGGCACCCCCTgatggaggggagggaagagaacaCAGGCCGTTAGAACCCGCAAGGGCAGCTGCGTTCGGGGAGCCTTTCACAGTTGTGCTACTGGCACTTCCACGGGAGgacggacatcaggaaaaacttcctgactgttagagcagtacgacaatagaacccatgacctagggaggtggtgggctctcccaccctagaggccttcaagaggcagctggacaggtggatccctgccttgagcagggggttggattcgacgCCTTAGAGGCGTCTTCCAGCTCTTCGATTCTATGTGCACTGTTTGAACACCTTGAGGATTAGCTGCCAAAATCATGCGCCTCTCGTCGCTCGGACCAGATGCGTCCCTCCCTAAACCCTTTCCATGGTTCCTGACCCATTCTGCATCCTACATTTGTTCCTTATTCTTGACGGCTTTATGGCTTTCCATACAGGAGAGCCATATGGAATTTGGCCAGTGCGACTGGGATAGGATTCCATTTCAGTTCATTACCCAAAATTCGCAacgttcttcatattcaggagagaaactACTTGCAATGTAATTATCTGGCTGCAAGGGAAAGCAAAATGGACAGTTTTTAAAACAGGTGTCCTCTGCCACTGGGTTAGAACTAGAGATGTccaagaaatccatttgggggctgGAATTTGAACAGTTTCCCTAGGTTTGGCCCCAAAGACTTTGATTCCGCTGCGGTGCTGATCCAATCTGTCGCAAGTCGGGCCGATTTGTGGATTTGACGAGCATTTTGTGCGTTTTGGGCAGGTTCGACAATCTGTTGCAAATTTCCCAGCAGTTTGCCCGAATATTCGAGCAATTTGCGCGAATTCGGCTGCAATTTGTTCAAAGCCGGCCGCAATTGCTCTGAAATTTCCACAAACGGCTCAGACATTTACAAGAAATTGCGGAAGCCGTGCGAACAAGATTGCACCAATGAGGTTCGTGCAAAAGCCCGCCGCTCAGCTCGCGAACGCAAATCAAACCAACCACGCTGCGGAATTCCATCgcgtaaaaaaagaaagaagaagaactgGGTTTCCCAGCGGTGACCATCCGTAGTTACAACCCTTCCGCTATAAAGGCTTATGAGCCAAGGCACCTGGTCCATCAAAGGCGTTGTCCGCTCCGTCGTTGTGGTCTCCGTGGAAGAAAGTCAGGCGAATGTCGGCGGGATCCCCGGAGGCCTCCCAGAAAACCAAGCCGGAAACGTTGCTCCAGAGGTCAAAGGCTGCTTTCACCACTAGGCGGACTTGCTGTTGAGGCAGGTACCAGGGCCAGTTCACCAGCCGGTACGTCAAATGCCGCTTGTACCATTTGCCAGCTgccgaaagaaagaaaggaaggattgGGACGGGTGCAGTGGAAAcgtaaaagtaggaaatattgaaccagatgtggaagggattcttcgggacaaaaagaggcaggatttctcccatcacatttaggtttagtagctgctagacaagtcataatttgttccattgtaaactagacgttagtaaaattaaattcgtctttatattcctaactaaatcattgtcatttttatggtctgttttttagtagacctaaaatcctttgcttattaggggcgaccccttattttctccaaaaaattgcttcgcacaggtacctaccatagagataacaattttttcaaaagtagggggtccatggcttggcatttgaaaaacaaggtgTCCGAGGGACTTAGCTAATTGAGAACCAGTGCtctaaaaggattttttttttttttttggcaaacatAGTCTAAGAAAAtacacttcctctctctctttctccccgccCCCGCAAGCTGAGGCAGGCCCAAAGAACCACGCCTAACCCCAGGTGTGGTGCAACCCGGTtcaatcccccccctccccggagcGACAGCCACAAAATGACAGCAGCAATTAAATTGGCGTTCCTGAGATATGACTTGAGCTTTGCGGTGACGCCCTCGGGGATCTTTAGAAGGGATTCAAGTTGCAGGCGTGTCCCCCTGGGTAAAGGCAGAGAGCAGCGGGAGCGCTActtatttacagtatttgtataccgctccataacTAAAACGGATTCTGGAAGGGTGCAAATAGGAATAACTCAGGAAAAAGAAAGACGGTTAATAACTGCTGATTAAAATTGTTCCATTCAAAATGAAGGAccagtaaaaacagtggctggtgaGTTGAGGGAGGCTTACTGGAAAAGagtgtttttaggaggcactggaagcagcctagtgttggagcctgcctgacctccagagacagggagttccacaggaggggagccaccacgctgaaggctctgcccctggtggactccaattggaggatggatctatgtggaaccacctggagcaggccctcggatgacctcagtgaccgggcaggttggtaagggagaaggcgctttcccaggtaccctggtcccaagttgtttagggctttgcacacgAGTAGCAAAACCTTAAATATGCAGCACATGCCAAGCAAATACCTGACGCATTTCCTTGGTGTGGCAAGTTGGACATCTGCAGAGGAGCAACGAAGATGAGGCTAAAGTCACCCAGGAAAAAACATAGCCACTTGCCTCCAGTCTCCCGATTCCACCTGCAAAAGGAATTaatgcagacttccccaacctgttgccctccagatgtgttggggaaggctgcattaaattCTCACCAGTGGTGTAATGCATCAAGGGCTTGCAGGGACACAGTGCTGGGAATTTTGTATCAGCAAGTCCACTGATGTCACCACCACCCTTCCGATTTTTCTGTTCCCTCTGAATGTAACTGCAACCCTGAATAGCTGAGGGGGGAAAGGATTCTCCCAGcaagaatcagtggaggcttggtggctccgatttcggtggggctgtgaatccattccaggtttcagtcagtaccaggCAGAATGCTAAATGAGCTGTCCACCGTGCCGAATCCTAGCCCCTGAATCggttcagcaccctggaaagctcctttagagtcctggctggttgtgactgaaacccggaatggatctgcagccccacagaaatcggagccaccagcccacaCTGGTCCTGCCCAaaatccggagtggattcaccgacCCACTGACATGGGgtctaccagcctccactgtcaccCAGTGGTATCCTGGCTatccagccagtgtggtgtagtggctgagactgggagctgggagatccgagttctagtccctgctcagtcatggaaaccctctgggtaactttgggccagtcacagactcgcagcccaacccacctcacagggttgttgtgaggataaacatggagatgaggaggaggttatgtacaccgccttgggttccttggaggaaaaaaggcaggatataaatgcaataaataattttttttcctgcagcTTTTCCTAGTCTAAAACATTGATgcatctctcctaaggcttaggtcctggcagtaaaagctttcagCTTCAATATCGTGGTCTTTGGGGTAACTTTGCTTTCACCTCCACCCACCATcacatgcccccctccccttcaaaactcctccaaaatggaattcagcccctggGCTAAAAGAGATTCTCCACCCCGCAGACGCCggactggggccaaaggggaggcctgCTTCATGTCAGCCAAGACAGACGTGCCGAAAACAACCCAGGGGAAAATCCGACTGCAGCGTCTTGCTTTTTCACCCCTGCGCTGTTCCCCTCCCCGGCCATCCGGAACAGATGCTGCCTTGTCAGGCACAGTTTGAGGCCTCTTCGAACAATTACCTAATCTCCCCATTAAACTCTTCCTGCAGCTCGCCTTCGGCACAGCTGTTCCCTCGGACCTTTTTGCGCCTGCTGTCGAAGAAAGACAAGAATCCGCCCAGAACACTTTCCAAGGTAAATCTGGTAGGATGGCCATgtatcaccccaccccccacatacacacacacttttttttttaacagtcctctagttgaaggaCGGTTTTGGTTTCAAGATCAAGTTTCAAGATCAAGAATCCTAAGAAAGGAgagctgaagggggggggggcgtgttccCACCAATACCCAGAGACGCAATCAAAGATTTTTATATATGAATTCCAGACTGCAAAACAGATGTTCCCTTAGTTCTGtttttcataggatcatagaatagtagagttggaaggggcctctgaggccatcgagtccaaccccttgctcaatgcaggaatccaccctaaagcatccctgacaggtggttgtccagctgcctcttgaaggcctctagtgtgggagagcccacaacctccctaggtcatgggttgcattgtcgtactgctctaacagtcaggaagtttttcctgatgtccagccggaatctggcttcctgtcatttgaggccattattccatgtcctgcactatgggatgattgagaagagatcctggccctcctctgtgtgacaacctttcaagtctttgaagagtgctctcatgtctcccctccatcttctcttctccaggctaaacatgcccagttccttcagtctctcctcatagggctttgtttccagacctctgatcatcccggttgccctcctctgaacacgctccagcttgtctgcgtccttcttgaagtgtggagcccagaaatggatgcaatactctagatgaggcctaaccagggccaaatagagaggaaccaggacctcacgcaatttggaagctatatacttctcttaatgcatcccaaaagagcatttgcctttcacaCTGTTGTACATGATGGCCCCTGGATTGGGCCATTTTTGAGGGGGTTAGAgacaggggggttggactcaatggccttataggccccttccaactctactattctatgattctatatgcattTTGTTACGTCTGGTCCCCCCCATGTTTCGTGGATCCTCAGGCCTGTTTCACCCCATCATACGCTCGCTGGTGAaagcagaactttttttttaccaGCTTTTCATTCTACTTTTGCTAAATCGCATTGGAATGAATCCGCCTGTGCGCAGCTACACCAGTCTGCCTTCGTTAACGTGCCAAACTAGCGCAAATGCGCACATGCGCTAAcaaactaatgtgcattagcgttAGTATGAATTAGCAGAaataacccccccacacacacacacaaccaaaaaaGTTCGCAGAGTGCAcacgactcagaaaaagccagcccACGGTGAAATCCGCAGGTCGAATTCCTAGAAGTTCAAATTCCTTTGGATCCATTGAAGATTTCTCCGACACGGGTGCTTTGATTTTTGGGAAACCCATTCAAGGAATACTGATTTGGCCGTGAGAATTTAGACACCACATTTAAAACTTTTCATTTGCTTGAACATCTCATGGACGGACGGCTTTCTTCTCTCTGTTCACTGCTGCCAACTGTAACGATTGTAACATGTTCTTTGCCATTCAGATCAAATTTTGGCTGTCGTTCTCTGCGACGAGGTAAACAAACGAAATACGCTCCGTCCATCTGGTGCGGTTTACTTCTCTTCTGCTGGACTCTACGGCTGCATTGTTCTCGTCGATAGCTTTATTTGGAGAGGGCTGGCAATGGCTTTATTTTGGATTTTGTAAGCAGCACTGAAGTTTTGGAAGTGGGACAGCAGAGTATAAAGGGTATCAGAAAAATGAATCCTAAAGGCTCGATTTCAGAATCTATTTGACGCTTTTGTGCGGCTTTGTCCCAAACTGAATTGAGGAGGGGGGCACTTTCCCAAGCCAGATGGCACCTTTAATTAtgggtgcatttatttatttatttatttattacatttctataccgcccaatagccgaagctctctgggcggttcacaaaaatcaatctacatctggtccatgtcagttttgcatgaaTTCAGTCATGTCTGTTCCTTCCAATTTCCGCCCCCCTCTatgagtattatttttttaaacacacaaacaTTCATATTTATGTTTTGTCTGCAACGTTCCCTAACATGTACATTTTCGTTGCATCTTTCCCTAACAGACGCATTTttttatggctcagttcagataacacgttagtcaacgccgtgggaaaactccactcaacggttgagttcctAGGGGAAACTCCCAACACGGCATCTTAAGTTTAAGTTTAGTTTTGTGCGGGGcgtcccccccgcccgcccccacagCAGGTGTGGGCGAAGGAGCCCGAAGAAGAACGATCTTTGCAAAGCGCCTCGGGACTTACTCTGATGCAAGTACCGTTTCTTGCGCCGTCTCCTGGGTTTCTGCCCTGACGCCAGCGCCACCATGCGCTCCTTCCAGGAAACGTGGCTCTCTGCGTCATTCACGCCACATCGTGGGAAAGTCATGTGATGCAGGGTGGGGGCGTCGAGGGCGCCGCTGAGAGGCAAATGGGACACCCACTGGAACTCCCTTGGAGGGAACAGAAGAGAAGAGAGGTGCAGTGGTATGCAACTATGGCCAGGCTGTACAGCTAAAAACATACAGCGTACGACTAGTTTTTCTGATCGCTGGCCCCAAACCCGaaccagagggccttctctaacTTGGCAAACCTAATataaaacagcacacacacacacacacaaacacacacaccacggtTTTGTAAGGGGCAAGAATCTGCCCCAGTGGGGCCCCGCCGGACGCCCATGGGGGTGGCAGAGGGACGGAAAGAAGGGAGTGTTAAAAGGCTACACAGAGGGAGAGAGTCTGCATGAAGATGGCCTGTGTCCAGAATACAGCGATGGCATTTGTGGAATCTCCCAGCTGGCCCCGAACCGCTGCCTTTTTCTCGCAAGAGACCAGGCCCATACAAGGGAAAACAGCCGAAGGGAGGCAGCGGCAACTGACGAGGCTGGATATTCGGCGGAGACAGAGATCTGGGAAGCTGCAACACCAGTGAACATCCAACAGAGGGGTGGCAACTTTTGTTTTGTGGAGGGCCGTGTCTCGGCAGTGGGCGGGCCAGAgccagcagtgggcggggccaaagcccAACATGGGCGGCCACCCCACTTTCTCTTTCGGCTCAGCGTGCTACCACGGGAAAGACAGATCGCTTCTGCCAGAGGTCTCGACGGATCGGACGTGGAATTAGGCGGACAGACGGAGACAGAGCCAggactgcaagttgcccaccactgctctgAAAAGTGATGTGTGGGTGAGGGCAAGATTTGGAGGCGGCCGGGGAATGGCGCTGCCaccgtttctccccccccccgtcatcCTCCTCCCTCATGTGTTTTCTTGGtatgtcgtgtcttttttagattgtaagcttgcgGGCTGCAGCCATCTTGTTCAACAGATTGCTTTTCATCTCATGAGAGGCAGAATAAAAAGAGTTctaaaaactaaataaaactGAACAGACCCCAGGACGCTGATCTGGCTTACCGAATGGCTTCTGAGAATTTGGATGTGCTCAATTCTTGATGCGTGGAGTTGAAGTAGCCGTATTTCTCAAGGAATCTCTGAAATCAAAAGGAGATATTTATATGTAAGATTAGATGCCAGGGGTTTTGTTGTGTAActgtaacaataacaataacaacaacacaatacaactgcaaaaataattcaccaacaactggccatcaaattcaaccttctCAAACAACCTACACCGTAATATACAttctcacccgaaacaatcttggaaaatgcagatcataaaatatactgggacagaacaaagaaaaacacacctacctcatcgacatagcaataccgaatgacaaaaatgttgaaaaggaagaggaaaagagagaaaaatatacaccacaggCCATGGAAGTCAGCATGACTTGGCATTGCCTGTCATGTTTGTCTAAAAAACCCACCATGAACGAGAAAgatttaataataaaaacatatagtGCAATTACGCGtaggcaaggttttttt
Above is a genomic segment from Elgaria multicarinata webbii isolate HBS135686 ecotype San Diego chromosome 22, rElgMul1.1.pri, whole genome shotgun sequence containing:
- the MMP28 gene encoding matrix metalloproteinase-28, encoding MTFPRCGVNDAESHVSWKERMVALASGQKPRRRRKKRYLHQTGKWYKRHLTYRLVNWPWYLPQQQVRLVVKAAFDLWSNVSGLVFWEASGDPADIRLTFFHGDHNDGADNAFDGPGGALAHAFFPRRGEAHFDNDERWSLDSGKGRNLFVVMAHEIGHTLGLEHSPVHNALMSPYYKKLGKDFVLSWDDILAIQNLYGKPPRGPVVQLPGKLFARFQDWSQHLDAPERQESNLSSHYCWSFFDAITIDLKDNLYIFKGGYYWIVSKGGKATGPRPLQELWPRLPSTLDAAAFSEEDGKFYFFKGGRCWRYKGSSLDVGFPQKCSSTGRLPRHPDMAFYFQPLHHLVLFKGPKYYVVNEESLQVEPYYPRSVRDWGGVPAMANGAVTHPDGFVYFFRSDQFWKFDPERLQVVATGKWAPQLRWLGCQEAELNQAVG